The following proteins come from a genomic window of Actinacidiphila yeochonensis CN732:
- a CDS encoding SCO1860 family LAETG-anchored protein, with translation MYRTIRFRLPARRPAAVAGAAVALAAGALALAPAVQAAPATAPAPSHTAGASTAVVLRAGLDVSLLHQSVDVPVDVSLNDVKAPATSRETALALNVGHGVEGGRRIGLLRARAATAEATADREGAEGHAEAASAEVHLPGLPLLSLVKVDAVSSDAVCRVGHRPTASSHVVGVTVLGRRIAVDAVDGTRVAVPGVGVVDLALTTTSTTSHTAAATALHLKVAVNPLNLGVAKVRGDVTLVQATCATPGGGSGGSGGSGGSTSGSTAGSSNGGATEGSSSSGSTSGSTSGSTSGSTAGSTSGSTSGSTSGGTAGSTSGSTSGSTSGGTAGSTSGSTSGSTAGSNGGAGTSGTSGATASGGSTSGTGGTAARPVSDGSGTGHLAETGSSSSTPYIAAGAVALVAAGTLAFLLAGRRRRNATADDGEM, from the coding sequence GTGTACCGCACCATCAGATTCCGCCTGCCCGCACGCCGTCCCGCAGCTGTCGCCGGGGCTGCCGTGGCCCTCGCCGCGGGGGCGCTGGCGCTGGCGCCGGCCGTGCAGGCGGCACCCGCGACCGCCCCCGCCCCCTCGCACACCGCTGGCGCGTCCACCGCCGTGGTGCTGCGCGCCGGGCTCGACGTGTCGCTGCTGCACCAGTCCGTCGACGTCCCCGTCGACGTGTCCCTGAACGACGTCAAGGCGCCCGCCACCTCCAGGGAGACGGCCCTGGCGCTGAACGTCGGCCACGGGGTGGAGGGCGGCCGCCGGATCGGCCTGCTGCGGGCCAGGGCGGCCACCGCCGAGGCCACCGCCGACCGGGAGGGTGCCGAGGGCCACGCGGAGGCTGCCTCCGCCGAGGTCCACCTGCCGGGCCTGCCGCTGCTGTCCCTGGTGAAGGTGGACGCGGTCTCCTCCGACGCCGTCTGCCGGGTCGGCCACCGTCCCACCGCCTCCTCGCACGTGGTCGGCGTGACCGTCCTCGGCCGGCGGATCGCCGTCGACGCCGTGGACGGCACCAGGGTCGCCGTACCGGGCGTCGGCGTGGTGGACCTGGCTCTGACCACCACGTCCACCACCTCGCACACCGCCGCGGCGACCGCGCTCCACCTGAAGGTGGCCGTCAACCCGCTGAACCTGGGCGTGGCCAAGGTGCGCGGCGACGTCACCCTCGTCCAGGCCACCTGCGCCACCCCGGGCGGCGGCTCGGGCGGTTCCGGCGGCTCGGGCGGCTCCACGTCCGGCTCCACCGCGGGCTCGTCCAACGGCGGTGCCACGGAGGGAAGTTCGTCCTCGGGTTCGACGTCCGGTTCGACCTCGGGCTCCACCTCGGGCTCCACCGCCGGTTCGACCTCGGGTTCGACGTCGGGCTCCACTTCCGGCGGCACCGCCGGTTCGACGTCCGGTTCCACCTCGGGTTCCACCTCCGGCGGCACCGCCGGATCGACCTCGGGCTCCACGTCGGGTTCGACGGCCGGCTCCAACGGCGGCGCCGGTACGTCCGGTACGTCCGGCGCCACCGCCTCGGGCGGTTCGACGAGCGGCACCGGCGGCACGGCCGCGCGGCCCGTCAGCGACGGCAGCGGCACCGGCCACCTCGCCGAGACCGGCTCCTCCTCCTCGACCCCGTACATCGCGGCCGGGGCGGTGGCGCTCGTCGCGGCGGGCACCCTGGCGTTCCTGCTCGCCGGCCGGCGGCGCCGGAACGCGACGGCGGACGACGGCGAGATGTGA
- a CDS encoding AAA family ATPase, which translates to MDRAEALLIGGRAGVGKSTVAWEVSTCLRAASVHHAVIGGDFMGQAHPAPAGDPDRSRITERNLTSVWGNYAQLGYRFLVCTDTVSVLPEATAMFERAMGAGVRIVRVLLTASDATAGERPAARERGSGLEQEVANSRRKARLLDERAPADTVRVATDGRTVVDIAREVVAATGWATGT; encoded by the coding sequence ATGGACCGTGCGGAGGCGTTGCTCATCGGCGGCCGGGCCGGCGTCGGCAAGTCGACGGTGGCGTGGGAGGTTTCGACGTGTCTGCGCGCGGCGTCCGTCCACCACGCGGTGATCGGGGGCGACTTCATGGGGCAGGCGCATCCCGCGCCGGCGGGGGACCCCGACCGCTCGCGGATCACGGAGCGCAACCTGACGTCGGTGTGGGGGAACTACGCCCAGCTCGGCTACCGGTTCCTCGTCTGCACCGACACCGTCAGCGTGCTGCCCGAGGCCACCGCGATGTTCGAGCGCGCGATGGGCGCCGGCGTGCGGATCGTCCGGGTCCTGCTCACCGCCTCCGACGCCACCGCCGGGGAGCGGCCGGCAGCCCGCGAACGCGGGTCGGGGCTGGAGCAGGAGGTGGCGAACAGCCGACGGAAGGCCCGGCTCCTGGACGAGCGGGCGCCCGCGGACACCGTGCGCGTGGCCACCGACGGCAGGACGGTCGTCGACATCGCGCGCGAGGTGGTCGCCGCCACCGGCTGGGCCACCGGTACGTGA
- a CDS encoding GlxA family transcriptional regulator: MFNLALPEMLLDKVRVDGRPGYSVELCAPDPGVLPTTGSAEVVLRSGLEAVEHADTVIVAGNGPDHPSDPRVLDALRTAARAGKRVASICTGAFVLAEAGLLDGRQATIYWAWTEELAARYPAVRLQPDVLFVQDGTLLTSSGYAAGIDLCLHLVRTDYGAAVANTVARLALVAPVRPGGQAQFTDTPLPPETGTALTATRAWTMTRLDQPLTLGDLARHASVSVRTLTRRFHAETGLSPLQWLLHQRVERARELLETTTLPVDQVARASGLGTADSLRQHLLRRVGLTPSGYRATFSRLPVD, from the coding sequence ATGTTCAACCTGGCCCTGCCGGAGATGCTGCTGGACAAGGTCCGGGTGGACGGCAGGCCCGGCTACTCCGTGGAGCTGTGCGCCCCCGACCCCGGGGTACTGCCCACCACCGGGTCGGCCGAGGTGGTGCTGCGGTCCGGGCTGGAGGCGGTCGAGCACGCCGACACCGTCATCGTGGCCGGGAACGGCCCCGACCATCCGTCCGACCCGAGGGTGCTGGACGCGCTGCGGACGGCGGCCCGGGCCGGCAAGCGGGTGGCGTCCATCTGCACCGGCGCCTTCGTCCTCGCCGAGGCCGGGCTCCTCGACGGCCGCCAGGCCACCATCTACTGGGCCTGGACGGAGGAGCTCGCCGCCCGCTACCCGGCGGTGCGGCTCCAGCCCGACGTGCTCTTCGTCCAGGACGGCACCCTGCTGACCTCCTCCGGGTACGCCGCCGGCATCGACCTGTGCCTGCACCTGGTACGCACCGACTACGGCGCCGCCGTCGCCAACACGGTGGCCCGGCTCGCCCTGGTCGCCCCCGTCCGGCCCGGCGGCCAGGCGCAGTTCACCGACACCCCGCTGCCGCCGGAGACCGGCACCGCCCTGACCGCGACCCGCGCCTGGACGATGACCCGGCTGGACCAGCCGCTCACCCTCGGCGACCTCGCCCGGCACGCCTCGGTCAGCGTCCGCACCCTCACCCGCCGCTTCCACGCCGAGACCGGCCTCAGCCCGCTCCAGTGGCTGCTCCACCAGCGGGTGGAGCGGGCCCGCGAGCTGCTGGAGACCACCACGCTCCCCGTCGACCAGGTGGCCCGCGCCAGCGGCCTGGGCACCGCCGACTCCCTGCGCCAGCACCTGCTGCGCCGGGTCGGGCTGACCCCCTCCGGCTACCGTGCCACGTTCTCCCGCCTCCCCGTCGACTGA
- a CDS encoding SGNH/GDSL hydrolase family protein, whose protein sequence is MAAAATAAVIAVLVLATAVVVGVRSLPGRGGSGAEAARVAVPAGRATATRAGAELRSTVGALRSGAWEAAMSGGGPSFTDRTLRMVVHPSIGGAGLRIRLTDRYGRSDLRVGSVYVAEQEAGARPYPGTRHQVLFGGAASTVVTAGTDKISDVVPMAVEAGRDLLVSFYLPGTTGPSMYHRESYQTSYLSTDRRDHAADLGGGAFSETTTSWYYLSGLDVQSQTADGTVVAFGDSITDGYHSTLDANRRWPDELARRLAAQPGGPRLGVVDAGLAGNRLLTQAPQVYRGPAGTDRFAHDVLDQPGVRDAIVLEGVNDLSNDVNASGGPLTAADLENGYRTLIAEAHRAGVRVIGATILPYSKLSPAMEAVREEANAWIRTSGAFDAVADFDAAVRDPANPSAMLPADDSGDHLHPDDAGMRAMAAAIDLATLTS, encoded by the coding sequence ATGGCCGCAGCGGCGACCGCGGCAGTGATCGCGGTCCTCGTGCTGGCCACCGCCGTGGTGGTGGGCGTCCGCTCGCTGCCGGGCCGTGGCGGCTCCGGCGCCGAGGCCGCCCGGGTGGCCGTGCCGGCGGGCCGCGCCACCGCGACCCGGGCCGGCGCCGAGCTGCGCAGCACCGTCGGCGCGCTGCGCAGCGGGGCGTGGGAGGCCGCGATGTCCGGCGGCGGGCCGTCGTTCACCGACCGCACGCTGCGCATGGTGGTGCACCCCAGCATCGGCGGCGCCGGCCTGCGCATCCGCCTGACCGACCGCTACGGCCGCTCCGACCTGCGGGTCGGCTCGGTCTACGTCGCCGAGCAGGAGGCGGGCGCGCGGCCCTATCCGGGCACCCGGCACCAGGTCCTCTTCGGCGGCGCGGCGTCCACCGTGGTCACCGCGGGCACCGACAAGATCAGCGACGTGGTGCCGATGGCGGTGGAGGCCGGCCGCGACCTCCTCGTCAGCTTCTACCTGCCGGGCACCACCGGCCCGTCCATGTACCACCGCGAGTCCTACCAGACGTCGTACCTGTCCACCGACCGGCGCGACCACGCCGCGGACCTCGGCGGCGGGGCGTTCTCCGAGACCACCACCTCCTGGTACTACCTCTCCGGCCTCGACGTGCAGTCGCAGACCGCGGACGGCACCGTGGTGGCCTTCGGCGACTCGATCACCGACGGCTACCACTCGACGCTCGACGCCAACCGCCGCTGGCCCGACGAGCTGGCCCGGCGGCTGGCCGCGCAGCCCGGCGGGCCGCGGCTCGGCGTCGTGGACGCCGGCCTCGCCGGCAACCGCCTGCTCACCCAGGCGCCGCAGGTCTACCGCGGCCCGGCCGGCACCGACCGCTTCGCCCACGACGTGCTGGACCAGCCCGGCGTCCGCGACGCCATCGTCCTCGAAGGCGTCAACGACCTCTCGAACGACGTCAACGCCTCCGGCGGCCCGCTCACCGCCGCCGACCTGGAGAACGGCTACCGCACGCTGATCGCCGAGGCCCACCGGGCCGGGGTGCGCGTGATCGGCGCCACGATCCTGCCGTACAGCAAGCTGAGCCCGGCGATGGAGGCGGTCCGGGAGGAGGCCAACGCCTGGATCCGCACGAGCGGTGCCTTCGACGCCGTCGCCGACTTCGACGCGGCGGTACGCGATCCCGCGAACCCCTCGGCGATGCTGCCCGCCGACGACTCCGGCGACCACCTCCACCCGGACGACGCCGGAATGCGCGCCATGGCCGCCGCGATCGACCTCGCCACGCTGACCTCCTGA
- a CDS encoding MFS transporter yields the protein MTTDRGLSRPHVPTPEGDSPSPDRPGRPERPGRPGRRSRPELPDRPTRTSTAAEPSRLDGPGQRPAGGSPTVTLVAALLGSFLVALDSSVVNVALPAMGHGLHGGMSALQWVVDGYTLALAALMLSTGALADRVGAGPAFRGGAVVFTAASAACGLAPDLTVLVAARVLQGAAAAVVLPSSLALVRQAFPDRARQARAISQWAVGGSTALALGPVAGGALTTIWGWRAVFFVNLPAGALAVVLARRTGRSARRRTPLDLPGQTTAVVALAGVAYAVVQGGRAGVAAGAVAAAAFAVFLVVEARRPHPVVPLGLFRQPAVSASVLAGAALSFAFYGMLFVLSLFFQQVRGQSPLHAGVLFVPMTVLISTVNLVSGRLTNRYGPRVPLLLGQAVAAAGTLVLLPVGSHTPLPVVALAAVPFALGTGLAVPALTAAVMASVPGERAGMAAGVLNACRQVAGALSVAVFGTLLGEHAGFLTGMRLSAVAGAALLALSAAVTTLGLRGPGAAARRVAVVAGPGAAEQAGPPEAGQAGGVRAVQGPE from the coding sequence ATGACCACCGACCGCGGCCTGAGCAGGCCTCATGTCCCCACGCCCGAGGGGGACTCACCGAGCCCGGACCGTCCAGGCCGTCCGGAGCGTCCAGGCCGTCCAGGCCGGCGAAGCCGCCCCGAACTCCCGGACCGCCCCACCCGCACGAGTACGGCAGCGGAGCCGAGCCGGCTCGACGGTCCCGGACAGCGGCCGGCGGGCGGGAGCCCGACCGTCACCCTCGTCGCGGCCCTCCTCGGCTCCTTCCTCGTCGCGCTGGACTCCTCCGTGGTGAACGTCGCGCTGCCGGCGATGGGGCACGGGCTGCACGGCGGGATGTCCGCGCTCCAGTGGGTCGTCGACGGCTACACCCTCGCGCTGGCCGCGCTGATGCTCTCCACCGGGGCGCTGGCGGACCGGGTGGGCGCGGGCCCGGCGTTCCGCGGCGGGGCCGTCGTCTTCACGGCGGCCTCCGCCGCGTGCGGCCTCGCCCCCGACCTGACGGTGCTGGTGGCCGCCCGGGTGCTCCAGGGCGCCGCGGCGGCGGTGGTGCTGCCCTCCTCGCTGGCCCTGGTCCGCCAGGCGTTCCCCGACCGGGCCCGGCAGGCGCGGGCCATCTCGCAGTGGGCGGTGGGCGGGTCGACGGCGCTGGCGCTGGGGCCGGTGGCCGGCGGGGCGCTGACCACGATCTGGGGCTGGCGGGCGGTGTTCTTCGTCAACCTGCCGGCGGGCGCCCTGGCCGTGGTGCTGGCCCGCCGGACCGGCCGGTCGGCGCGCCGCCGGACGCCGCTGGACCTGCCGGGCCAGACCACCGCCGTGGTGGCGCTGGCCGGGGTGGCGTACGCGGTGGTGCAGGGCGGCCGGGCCGGGGTGGCGGCGGGAGCGGTGGCGGCGGCCGCGTTCGCGGTGTTCCTGGTGGTGGAGGCCCGCCGGCCGCACCCGGTGGTGCCGCTGGGGCTGTTCCGGCAGCCGGCGGTGTCGGCGTCCGTACTGGCCGGCGCCGCGCTGAGCTTCGCGTTCTACGGCATGCTCTTCGTCCTCAGCCTGTTCTTCCAGCAGGTGCGGGGGCAGTCGCCGCTGCACGCCGGGGTGCTGTTCGTGCCCATGACGGTGCTCATCTCGACGGTGAACCTGGTGTCCGGCCGGCTCACGAACCGCTACGGGCCGAGGGTGCCGCTGCTCCTCGGCCAGGCGGTGGCCGCGGCCGGGACGCTGGTGCTGCTGCCGGTGGGCTCGCACACCCCGCTGCCGGTGGTGGCGCTGGCGGCGGTGCCGTTCGCGCTGGGCACGGGCCTCGCGGTTCCGGCGCTGACGGCGGCGGTGATGGCCTCGGTGCCGGGTGAGCGGGCCGGGATGGCGGCGGGCGTGCTCAACGCCTGCCGCCAGGTGGCCGGCGCGCTGAGCGTCGCGGTCTTCGGGACGCTGCTGGGCGAGCACGCCGGGTTCCTGACCGGGATGCGGCTGAGCGCGGTGGCGGGCGCGGCGCTGCTGGCCCTGTCCGCGGCGGTGACCACGCTCGGCCTGCGCGGCCCGGGGGCGGCGGCCCGGCGGGTGGCGGTGGTGGCCGGCCCCGGCGCGGCGGAGCAGGCGGGCCCGCCGGAAGCGGGGCAGGCTGGTGGGGTGCGGGCCGTCCAGGGCCCCGAGTGA
- the cobC gene encoding Rv2231c family pyridoxal phosphate-dependent protein CobC has product MRHHGDAEVGAGMVDLAVNVRAGTPPPWLAERIAASLVGLSSYPDGRAARHAVAARHGRPDSEVLLTAGAAEAFVLLARALRPRRAVVVHPQFTEPESALRAAGHEVERVMLSAADGFRLDPSAVPDDADLVVLGNPVNPTSVLHAAASLLALARPGRVLVVDEAFMDSVPGERESLAGVRDVPGLLVVRSLTKMWGLAGLRVGYLLGAAELLAPLAEAQPLWAVSAPALTAAEACVSPGALAEAAEAALYTAADRAYLVSRLRAVRGAELPVTAPAGPFVLVRLPEADLVREQLRGMGYAVRRGDTFPGLGPQWLRITVRDRRTVDGFLNALATALISHPGR; this is encoded by the coding sequence CTGCGCCACCACGGCGACGCGGAGGTCGGCGCCGGCATGGTCGACCTCGCCGTGAACGTGCGCGCGGGCACCCCGCCGCCCTGGCTGGCCGAGCGGATCGCCGCCTCGCTGGTCGGCCTCTCCTCCTACCCCGACGGGCGGGCGGCGCGGCACGCGGTGGCCGCCCGGCACGGCCGCCCGGACAGCGAGGTACTGCTGACCGCGGGCGCCGCCGAGGCGTTCGTCCTGCTCGCGCGGGCGCTGCGGCCGCGCCGGGCGGTGGTGGTGCACCCGCAGTTCACCGAGCCCGAGTCGGCGCTGCGGGCGGCCGGGCACGAGGTGGAGCGGGTGATGCTGTCGGCGGCCGACGGCTTCCGGCTCGACCCGTCGGCGGTCCCGGACGACGCCGACCTGGTGGTGCTGGGCAACCCGGTGAACCCCACGTCCGTACTGCACGCCGCCGCGTCCCTGCTGGCACTGGCCCGGCCGGGCCGGGTGCTGGTGGTGGACGAGGCGTTCATGGACTCCGTACCGGGCGAGCGGGAGTCGCTGGCCGGGGTGCGGGACGTGCCGGGCCTGCTGGTGGTGCGGAGCCTGACGAAGATGTGGGGGCTGGCCGGACTGCGGGTGGGCTACCTGCTGGGCGCGGCGGAGCTGCTGGCGCCGCTGGCCGAGGCGCAGCCGTTGTGGGCGGTGTCGGCGCCGGCGCTGACCGCGGCGGAGGCGTGCGTGAGCCCGGGGGCGCTGGCCGAGGCGGCGGAGGCGGCGCTGTACACGGCCGCGGACCGCGCCTACCTGGTGAGCCGGCTGCGCGCGGTGCGGGGGGCGGAGCTGCCGGTGACGGCGCCGGCCGGCCCGTTCGTGCTGGTGCGGCTGCCGGAGGCGGACCTGGTGCGCGAGCAACTGCGCGGAATGGGCTACGCGGTACGGCGCGGCGACACCTTCCCGGGGCTGGGCCCGCAGTGGCTGCGGATCACGGTGCGGGACCGGCGGACCGTGGACGGCTTCCTCAACGCGCTGGCGACCGCGCTCATCTCGCACCCGGGCCGCTGA
- a CDS encoding DUF488 domain-containing protein, giving the protein MAAGHGGFRVRRVYDDVEPGDGTRVLVDRLWPRGVSKERAAVDEWPKELTPSDELRRFLHADPDRYDEFARRYREELAEAAPAAAARRLRQLAERGPVTLVTAVKDPDRSHVPTLLAALRG; this is encoded by the coding sequence GTGGCGGCGGGGCACGGCGGTTTCCGGGTGCGTCGGGTGTACGACGACGTGGAGCCTGGGGACGGCACGCGGGTGCTGGTCGACCGGCTGTGGCCGCGCGGGGTGTCGAAGGAGCGGGCGGCGGTGGACGAGTGGCCCAAGGAGCTCACGCCCTCCGACGAGCTGCGCCGCTTCCTGCACGCCGACCCGGACCGGTACGACGAGTTCGCCCGCCGCTACCGCGAGGAGCTGGCCGAGGCCGCCCCCGCCGCGGCGGCCCGGCGGCTGCGGCAGCTGGCCGAGCGGGGCCCGGTCACCCTCGTCACGGCGGTGAAGGACCCCGACCGCAGCCACGTCCCCACCCTGCTGGCCGCCCTGCGCGGCTGA
- a CDS encoding amidohydrolase family protein has product MGEVWRVAGRVLVGPEEVRPEAWIVGGRLTYERPGGEVAGTVRGWVLPGLVDAHCHVGLDAHGAVDAATAEKQAATEREAGALLLRDAGSPGDTRWIDDRADLPRIIRAGRHIARPRRYIRNYAHEIEPADLTAHVRREARRGDGWVKLVGDWIDREAGDLSPLWPAGVLAEAIAAAHEEGARVTAHCFAEDSLADLVTAGIDCVEHATGLTAETVPLLAGHGVAIVPTLVNIATFPRLADGGAAKFPRWADHMRRLHARRYATVRDAYDAGIAVYAGTDAGGGLAHGLIATEVAELVRAGLPRTAALSAATWEARAWLGRPGLTEGAPADLVVYAEDPRADVRVLADPRHVVLRGAVLS; this is encoded by the coding sequence ATGGGCGAGGTGTGGCGGGTGGCGGGGCGGGTACTGGTCGGCCCGGAGGAGGTGCGGCCCGAGGCGTGGATCGTCGGCGGCCGCCTCACCTACGAACGGCCTGGCGGCGAGGTCGCCGGCACCGTGCGCGGCTGGGTGCTGCCGGGGCTCGTGGACGCCCACTGCCATGTGGGACTGGACGCCCACGGCGCCGTCGACGCCGCCACCGCCGAGAAGCAGGCCGCCACCGAACGCGAGGCGGGGGCGCTGCTGCTGCGCGACGCCGGCTCGCCCGGCGACACCCGGTGGATCGACGACCGCGCCGACCTGCCCCGGATCATCCGGGCCGGCCGCCACATCGCCCGCCCCCGCCGGTACATCCGCAACTACGCCCACGAGATCGAGCCGGCCGACCTGACCGCCCACGTCCGGCGCGAGGCCCGCCGCGGCGACGGCTGGGTGAAGCTCGTGGGCGACTGGATCGACCGCGAGGCCGGCGACCTGTCCCCGCTGTGGCCGGCCGGCGTCCTCGCCGAGGCGATCGCGGCGGCCCACGAGGAGGGCGCGCGGGTCACCGCGCACTGCTTCGCCGAGGACTCCCTGGCCGACCTCGTCACCGCCGGCATCGACTGCGTGGAGCACGCCACCGGCCTGACCGCCGAGACGGTCCCGCTCCTCGCCGGGCACGGCGTCGCCATCGTGCCCACCCTCGTCAACATCGCGACCTTCCCCCGACTCGCCGACGGCGGTGCCGCGAAGTTCCCGCGCTGGGCCGACCACATGCGCCGGCTGCACGCCCGCCGCTACGCCACCGTGCGGGACGCCTACGACGCCGGGATCGCCGTCTACGCCGGCACCGACGCGGGCGGCGGGCTCGCCCACGGGCTGATCGCCACCGAGGTGGCCGAGCTGGTGCGGGCCGGTCTGCCCCGCACCGCCGCGCTCTCCGCCGCCACCTGGGAGGCCCGCGCCTGGCTGGGCCGCCCCGGGCTGACCGAGGGCGCCCCGGCCGACCTCGTCGTCTACGCGGAGGACCCGCGCGCCGACGTGCGGGTCCTCGCCGACCCGCGGCACGTGGTGCTGCGCGGCGCCGTCCTGAGCTGA